A genomic segment from Spongiibacter sp. IMCC21906 encodes:
- a CDS encoding MBL fold metallo-hydrolase — MNSAIPFTPDLSQQPEVVPFFDAPSNTFSYVVKDPASKACAVVDSVMEIDYAAGRLSLDGADKIIDYIQGQQLELQWIIETHVHADHLSAAPYIQEKLGGKIGIGADIVTVQNTFGKIFNEDTDFARDGSQFDALFNDGDQYHVGQLVCHALHTPGHTPACMSHVMGDACFVGDTLFMPDGGTARADFPGGDATTLFQSIRRLLSLPGETRLFMCHDYMPNNREVAFETTIAEQRASNIHVHDGVSETQFVEMREARDASLGMPRLILPSLQVNMRAGHLPASDTNGVVYLKLPINQL; from the coding sequence ATGAACAGCGCCATTCCCTTCACCCCCGACCTCAGCCAACAGCCCGAGGTAGTCCCGTTTTTTGATGCGCCAAGCAATACGTTTTCCTATGTTGTAAAAGATCCTGCGTCCAAGGCCTGTGCGGTGGTGGATTCGGTTATGGAGATCGACTACGCCGCTGGCCGTCTAAGCCTGGACGGGGCCGACAAAATTATTGACTACATCCAAGGCCAACAGCTCGAACTGCAATGGATTATTGAAACCCATGTCCATGCCGACCATCTTTCTGCCGCGCCTTATATCCAAGAAAAATTAGGCGGCAAAATCGGCATTGGCGCGGATATTGTGACGGTACAAAACACCTTCGGCAAAATCTTTAATGAAGACACTGACTTTGCCAGAGACGGTTCCCAGTTTGACGCCTTGTTCAACGATGGTGACCAATATCATGTGGGGCAGTTGGTTTGTCATGCGCTGCACACCCCCGGCCATACCCCCGCATGCATGAGCCATGTTATGGGTGATGCCTGCTTTGTCGGCGACACCTTATTTATGCCTGACGGCGGCACCGCCAGAGCCGATTTCCCCGGTGGCGATGCAACCACACTTTTTCAATCCATTCGCCGTTTACTGTCCTTGCCCGGCGAAACCCGGCTGTTTATGTGCCACGACTATATGCCCAATAATCGCGAAGTGGCCTTTGAAACCACCATTGCCGAGCAACGCGCTTCTAATATCCACGTTCATGACGGTGTCAGTGAAACCCAGTTTGTTGAAATGCGCGAAGCGCGGGATGCCTCACTGGGCATGCCCCGGCTGATTCTGCCCTCGCTACAGGTCAATATGCGCGCCGGTCACCTCCCCGCCAGTGATACCAACGGGGTGGTGTATTTAAAACTGCCCATCAACCAACTTTAG